The proteins below come from a single Natrinema sp. SYSU A 869 genomic window:
- a CDS encoding transcriptional regulator, whose amino-acid sequence MSLELSSSGETPGLECVMGALDDEACQEIIAVLEEPMTVEDIAEATDHPLSTTYRKLDCLTEAGLVENAVGVRKGRHRKSRYVANLDEISIDLDDDNELRVDIEHSTEFGIWSELQREF is encoded by the coding sequence ATGTCACTCGAGCTCTCCTCGTCCGGCGAGACTCCCGGTCTCGAGTGCGTCATGGGCGCGCTCGACGACGAGGCCTGCCAGGAGATCATCGCGGTACTCGAGGAGCCGATGACGGTCGAGGACATCGCCGAGGCCACGGATCACCCACTTTCGACGACGTATCGAAAACTCGACTGTCTGACCGAGGCCGGACTCGTCGAGAACGCCGTCGGCGTCCGTAAGGGTCGCCACCGAAAGTCCCGATACGTCGCCAACCTCGACGAAATCTCGATCGACCTTGACGACGACAACGAGTTGCGTGTCGATATCGAGCACTCGACGGAGTTCGGCATCTGGTCGGAGCTCCAGCGAGAGTTCTGA